The nucleotide window GGCCGGCACCGGCCGCTGCGGCTGGTCAGGCGATGGCGGCGCGGCGACGGCGGCGGAGCTCAACGGGCCGCTGATGTTGGGGTTCGACCCGGCCGGGCAGCTCTACGTATCCGAGCAATACGTCCCGCGGGTGCGCGCGATCGACCTCGGCACAGGGATCATCACCACCGCGGCCGGCACCGGCATCTCGGGCTCCAGCGGCGACGGCGGCCCGGCCACCCTGGCCCGCCTCACCGGCCCGAGCGGCTTGCTCGTCGATCCCGACCAGCTCGCACTTCAGATCGCCGACTCCGGCGCCGATAACGTCCGCCGGGTGCAGCTCGGCGAATCCTCGGGTGGAAGCACGCCGACTCCAACCCCCACGCCAACCGCAACGTGGACGCCCGTGATCGCGGCCACCGCCACCCTCACCAAGACGCCATCCAGGACGCCATCCAGCACTCCAACCAAGACCGCAAGTTACACACCTAGCCCGACCGCCACATCGACTGCGACCCGAACCGCAAGTGCAACACCGACACCGACGCTCACCAAGTCTCCGAGCGACACCCCAACGCTGACCTCAACACGGACCGCCACCGGAACCCCCTCGCTGACACCCACCCGCACCAGCACCGCAACGCCGACTCAAACCCCAACTGCCACCCGCACGCGCGCGCCCTCGAAGACACCAACCGCAACCAGCACCAGAACGCCTAGCTCGACCAGAACCCCGACACCTACCCCGACGCTGACCTTCACCGCCATCCCGACCAACACGAAGACGCGAACCCCTACCCGCACCGCGACCCGCACCCCCAGTGGCACCGCGACCTCCAGCCCAACACGCACCCCGACTCGCACGCGGGTGCCGACCAAGACCCCTACCCGCACCGCGACCCGCACCCCCAGTAGCACCGCGACCTCCAGCCCAACGCGCACCCCAACCCGCACGCTGGTGCCGACCAAGACCCCTACCCGCACTCCGACCCGCACCGCGAGCCGCACCCGAACTTCCACCCCAACTCAGACTGCAACCCGTACCGCCACACTAACCCCCACCGTGGCCGGGTCGGGCAGCAACCCAACCTCAACGCGCACCCTCGTCCCCACAAAGACCGCCACGCACACCCCAACTCACACCAAGACTCGCACTCCGAGCCCCACCCGCACCTCGACTTCCACGCGCATACCGACCCGGACGCCGACGCTGACCCCAACCCGGACGCCGACGCTGACTCCGACCGTCACCCGCACCTCGACCGCGACGCGCACGCCGACTAAAACACCGACAATGACCCCGACTCGGACACCGACCCGCACCGCCACCTTCAGCCCGACTCGCACGGCGACTCGTACGCCCACCGCTTGAACCGCCTGGCCGGCCCACGTGCATCAGTGCGCGTCATCGCTGCATAAGCGCCCCCGGGGCCGCTTGCCGTCTCTCTTCGTTTCCGCCTAGCGCGGCTGACGCCCGCAACCCAAAGCTCGACAGGGGTATTCCGTCATGCCCGCAATCCCTAAGCGGGCATCCAGGGGCGGTGAGGCTCCGGATGGATTCCCGCCTTCGCGGGAATGACGGAGGGAAATCTGCGCGCGACGCCAAGACTTTCGGCCATAGTAGCTCAGATAGCCATGTGCTAGGATTTTCGCCGTCATGCGGTACTACCCGATGTTCCTGCGCATAGAGGGCCGCCCCTGCTTGGTTATCGGCGGCGGAGAGGTTGCGGAACGTAAAGTATTATCGCTCTTGAAAGCGGACGCGCGGGTCACCGTGATCAGCCCGGCGCTCACCCCGACACTCGCCGCGCTGGCGGATCGCAGGCAGATCGTTCATCACGCCCGGCGCTATCGCCCCGAGGACCTAGACGGCGCGTGGATCGCGTTCGCCGCCACCAACGACGAGGCGGTTCATGCCGGCATCGGTCGCGACGCCGAACGCGCGGGCGTACCGCTCAACGTTGTCGATCGCCCGCGGCTGTGCACATTCATCGTGCCGTCGGTGATTGAACGGGGCGAGCTGACGGTGGCGATTTCAACCGGCGGCGCCAGCCCAGCTTTCGCGCGCCGCCTGCGCGAGGAACTGGAGCAGCTACTCGGCCCCGAATATGCCCAGGCGCTGGCAATCCTACGCGCGGTCCGGCGCCAGCTGCAGTCGGAGGCGCGACCGCAACCGGAACGCCAAGCGATCCTGACCGCTCTGGCGCGCTCGGGGATCGTTGATTTGTTGCGCACACAGCAGTCAGCCGCCATCGATCGGCTCCTGCGTACCACGGTTGGCGACGGCACCTCGGTGGCCAGCCTGAGAGTGAACCTGGCTTGAGCTATGGAACTTATACTGCTCCCGTTGGTGCTCGCGCTCTATCTCGCCGCCACCGTCGGCTTCGTCACCCACCTGCTCACGGGGCGGGAGCAACTCCGCCGCCTGGCCCTGTGGGTACTGGCCGCGGCCTTCGCGCTCGATGCCGCGGCCATCGTCGCCCGCTCGCTGGCCTCAGGCGCGCCGGCCATCACTTCCTTCCACGATCAGCTCTCGCTCTTCGCTTGGCTCACTGTCGGGATCTACCTGTGGCTGCAGCGGCGCTATCCGCTGACGGTGCTGGGCTCACTGGTCAGCCCGATGGCCTTCCTGTTCGTGTTGTCCGCCTATGTGTTCTACTCCGGCAATCGCGACTTCACCCGCAGCCCAAACAATCTGTGGTTGCCCGCGCACATCGCGCCGGCATTCCTCGGCTACGCCATTCTCGCGGTCGCGTTCTGCATCAGCCTGGCCTACTTGCTCCAGGAGCAGCAGCTCAAAGCCAAGCGCAAGAGCGGCCTGCGCCAGCGCCTGCCCTCGCTGGAGACCCTGGATGAACTCAACTTCCGCTTCGTGACCTGGGGCTTCGCCCTGTTCACGATCGGCATCATCACCGGCTCGGCCTTGGCCAAGCAGCGCTGGGGCGCCTTCTGGTCATGGGAGCCGGTGCAGCTGTGGTCGCTGGTTACTTGGTTGCTGTACGCTATCCTTTTGCATACCCGGCTGACCGGGTGGCGCGGCCGGCGCGCCGCCACCCTGACGATCGTCGGCTTCGCGCTGCTGGTGGTGTCGTTCCTGAGCGTCAACCTGCTCTCCGCCGGCCGTCACAGCGCAGTAGGATGAGCGCAGACATCGTCATTGTCGGTGTCAACCACCGCACCGCGCCGGTGGATGTGCGCGAGCAGCTCGCCCTCGCCAACGGCAAGCTCGACGACGCTTATCGCGACCTCATCGACCCCGGCCCGCTACAGGAAGCGGTGGTGGTATCGACCTGCAACCGGGTCGAAGTGGTGGCTTACGCTGACGACCCGCAGGCGGCAGCGGAACGAATCGTCGATTTCCTGGCAACACAGAACGGACTGCCGCGCGAGCGCTTCGACGCGCACCTCTATCGCTACCGTGGCCGCGAGGCGGTGCAGCACCTTTTTCGGGTGGCCGCCAGCCTCGACTCGATGGTGATCGGCGAGCCGCAGATTCTCGGCCAGCTCAAGGAGTTCTATGCCCGAGCAGCCACCGTCGGCGCGGTGCGCACGGTGTTACATCGCTGCTTTCACAAGTCCTTCTCCGTGGCCAAGCGCATCCGCACCGAGACCGGCATCGCCGCCAAGGCCGTCTCCGTCAGCTCGGCCGCGGTCGAGTTGGCGCGTAACATCTTCGATCGCCTGGAAGACAAGACCGCCATGTTGATCGGCGCCGGCGAAATGAGCGAGCTGGCCGCCCGCCACCTGCTCGCCAGCGGCATCGGCACCATGATCGTCACCAACCGCACCTTCGACCGCGCCGTCGAACTGGCGCGCGAGTTTCGCGGCACCCCGGTGCCTTACGAGCACTTCCCGCGCTACTTACCCATGGCCGACATCGTCATCGGCTCGACCGCCGCCCCCACCCACGTGCTCACGCCGGCGCTGATCAACGAGGCGTTGCACGAACGCAAGCAGCGCCCGATGTTCTTGGTCGACGTCAGTGTACCGCGCGCCTTCGATCCGGCGATCAACAAGATCGACAACGTCTACCTTTACGACATCGACGACCTGGCGGACGTGAGCGAGGACAATCTCGCCGAGCGCCAGCGCGAAGCCGCCAAGGCCGAGTTGATCGTCGAAGCCGAGGTCAACAGCTTCTGGCACTGGCTGAGCGGACTCGATGTAGTGCCGACCATCGTTGCCCTGCGCGAGAAGGTCGAAACCATCCGCCGCCGTGAACTCGACAAGACCTTCAGCACCATGAAAGATCTATCGCCGCGCCAGCGCGAGGGCCTCGAGGCCCTTACCGCCGCCATCGTCAACAAGATCCTGCACGCACCCATCAAGCACCTCAAACGCCACGACCCCCAGTCCGAGAGCTTCGTCATCGACGCCGCCCGCCAGCTCTTCGACCTGGAAGAACCCGAGGACAAAGAAAGCAAGTGACCACCACGATTCGGATCGGCACCCGCGGCAGTGCTCTGGCGCTGGCGCAAGCCCGTTGGACTCAGCAACAACTGCAACGCCTCCTGCCCGGCCGGCCGGCTGAGTTGGTGATCATCACTACCTCGGGCGACCGCTTCGTCGATCGCCCGCTCTCGGCCATCGGCGGCAAGGGTCTGTTCGTCAAGGAAATCGAAGAGGCACTGGCCGCCGGCCGCATCGACTGCGCGGTCCACTCGATGAAGGACTTGCCCGCCGAGCTGGCGCCGGGCTTGGCACTGGCCGCCGTGCCCGAACGCGTCGATCCGCGCGATGTCTTGCTCTGCCGTGGCGGCCACAACCTGGCGGCACTGCCCGCCGGCGCGCGGCTTGGCACCAGCAGCTTACGCCGGATGGCGCTGGTGCACGCGCTCCGCCCGGGGCTCGATCTGCTGCCGCTGCGCGGCAACGTCGATACCCGGTTACGAAAGCTGGACGCCGGCGAGCTCGACGCCATCATCATTGCCGCCGCCGGCTTGCACCGGCTCGGCCTCACGCGCCCGGCGGCCCAACCGCTCGACCCCGCCGAGTTCCTCCCCGCCATCGGCCAAGGGGCGCTGGCGATTGAAACCCGCTGTGATGACGTGGCGTTGGTTTCCGCCCTCGAGCACGCGCCCACACGTATCACCACCGCGGCCGAGCGCGCCTTCTTGATTCGCGTCGGCGGCAGCTGCCGCACGCCGCTGGCCGCCCACGCCACGCTCGCCGGCGCGCGGTTGGAGTTGCGCGCCTTGATCGCCAGCCCCGATGGCCGGCAAGTCATTCGCGGCCAGCGCAGCGGCGCCGCCACGGAGGCCGCCGCGCTCGGCGGTGCCCTCGCCGAAGAGCTGCTCGGCCGCGGCGGTGAAGCCATCTTGCGCGCACTGACCGCCTGGTGATGAATCCCGCCGGCCCAGCCACGCCCGCAGGCATCGTCTACCTCGTCGGCGCCGGCCCGGGTGACCCGGGGTTGCTCACGCTCAAGGGCCGGCGCTGTCTCGAATGTGCCGACGTGGTCTTCTACGACTACCTCGCCAACCCGTGCCTGCTGGACTACGCTCCGGCGGCGGCTGAGCGCATCCTTGTCGGCAAGCACGGCGATGGGTTCAAGTTCGAGCAGAACGAATTGAACCGGATGCTCATCGAGCACGCCCGCGCCGGCCGCACCGTGGTGCGCCTGAAGGGCGGCGATCCGTTCCTGTTCGGGCGCGGCGGCGAAGAAGCCGAGGCGCTGGCGGGCGCCGCTGTCGCATTCGAGGTCGTCCCCGGCATCAGCGCCGCGCTGGCGGTACCGGCCTATTCCGGTATTCCGCTCACTCACCGTGATTTCGCCTCTGCGGTGACGATCCTCACCGGCTACGAATACCCGGACAAGTCCGAGCCCGCCGTGCACTGGGACGTAGTTGCCCGCCGCGGCGGCACGCTGGTCTTCCTGATGACCACGCGCCAGCTGGCGGCCAACATGGAAAAGCTGGCCGCTGCGGGCATGGACCCGGCCACGCCGGTGGCGGTGATCCGCTGGGGCACCCGCGCTGAGCACGAAACCATCGCCGGCACCGTCGGCACCATTGCGGCGCTGGTGGCCGAGCGAGGGCTGCAACCGCCGGCATTGGCCGTCGTCGGTGACGTGGTACGCCTGCACCAGCGCCTCAACTGGTACGAGCGCAAGCCCTTGTTCGGCCGCCGCATCGTGGTCACGCGGCCGCGGGCGCAGGCCACCAGCTTCATCGAAACGCTGAGCGCAGCCGGGGCCGAGGTCATCCCTTGCCCGACCATCGAGATCGTAGCGCCGGCGTCGTCGCAGCCGCTGGACGCCGCCATCGCCGGCGTCCAGGCCTTCGACTGGCTGGTGTTCACCAGCGTCAACGGCGTTGAGAAGTTCTTTGAGCGGCTGCGCCAGCTCGAACGTGATGTACGCGTGTTGCACCGAGCCCGGCTGGCCGCCGTCGGCCCGCAGACAGCGCAGGCACTGGCTGAACGCGGCCTGCGGGTCGATGTCATGCCGGAGGAATTCCGCGCCGAAGGTGTGGCCGAGGCGATGCAGGCCGCCGGCGTTAGCGGCCAGCGCGTCCTCTTGCCGCGCGCCGCCGGCGCCCGCGAGATTCTGCCCGTGATGTTGCGCGCGGCCGGGGCCGTGGTCGAGGAGGTGGCCAGCTACGACACTGTGCGCCCGAACCTCGACGTCACCGAATTGCGGCGGCAGCTCACCGGTGGCGCGGTGGACCTGGTGACCTTCACCAGCTCGAGCACGGTGCGCAACTTCCTCGAGCTGCTGGGCGGCGACGCGGTCGCGCTGCTTGCTCGTGCGGCGATCGGTTGCATCGGCCCCATCACCGCCGATACCGCTCGCGAGCTCGGCTTGCACGTCAGCATCCAACCGTCCGCCTACACCATCGCCGCCTTCACCCGCGCGATCATTGCCCACTTTGCCGCCACGCCGCGGCGCTCACGAGGCCCCGCCGCGACCACCGACATGGAGTGACGCCATGGAATATCCCACCCTGCGCCTGCGCCGGCTGCGCAAAACCGAGACCTTGCGCCGCATGACGCGGGAAACCCGGCTCAGCGTTGACCAGCTCATCATGCCGCTGTTCGTCGTGCCGGGCCGCAACCTCAGCCGCCCGGTCAGCAGCATGCCGGGGGTGGCCCAGCTCTCCGCCGACCGCGCCGTCGAGGAGTGCAAAGCCATCAGTGACCTCGGCATACCGGCAGTGATCCTGTTCGGCATCCCCGACAACAAGGACAGCATCGGCTCGTCCGCCTACCGTGACGACGGCGTGGTGCAGCAGGCGTTGCGCGCGATCAAGCGGGCGGTGCCTGGCCTGGTGCTGATCACCGACGTCTGCCTGTGCGAGTACACCGATCACGGCCACTGCGGGGTGATCGCCGCGGGCGAAGTCGACAACGACGCCACCAACGATCTGCTGGCTAAAGAAGCTTTGTCACACGTGCGCGCGGGTGCCGACATGGTGGCGCCCTCCGACATGATGGACGGGCGCGTCAGCGCCATTCGCGACGCCCTCGACGAACAGGGCTGCGAGCACATTCCGATCATGGCCTACGCCGCCAAGTTTGCTTCGGCCTTCTACGGTCCGTTTCGCGAAGCCGCGCAGTCGGCGCCGCAGTTCGGCGACCGGCGCTCGTATCAGATGGACCCACCCAACGGCGACGAAGCCTTGCGCGAAGTCGAGCTGGACATCGGCGAGGGTGCCGACATCGTGATGGTGAAACCGGCGCTCGCCTACCTCGATCTCATTTGGCGCGTAAAGCAAGAGTTCGGTTATCCCACCGCCGCCTACAGCGTCAGCGGCGAGTACGCCATGATCAAAGCCGCTGCCCAGCAGGGCTGGCTCGACGAAGAGCGCGTGATGATGGAAACCCTCATCGCCATCCGCCGCGCCGGCGCCGATCTCATCCTCACCTACTTCGCCAAAGACGCCGCCCGCGTCCTGGCGCGCCGTTAAGAGCGACAAGGCGACAACCCCGCGGCGCGGTCAAACTGCGCCGCGGTTGCCGCCGGCTGCCTAAACGTAGTACGCGGACACGGGAGGACGAATCATGCACGAGCTGCTCGGGTTGACCCTGGTGGAATTGGCCGAAACGTTGCGAGCGCGCAAGGCGTCGCCGGTCGAGTTGATGGAGGCGGTACTGGCGCGTATCGGCGAGACCCACGCCGACTTGAACGCGGTGGTGGCCGTGCGCGACCGCGCGGCGTTGCTGCGCGACGCCCGCGCGGCGGAAGCTCGTATCCTGCGCCAAGATGCCCGCCCGTTGGAGGGCATCCCGCTCGGGGTCAAGGATCTCGAAGACGCCGAAGGGCTGGTGACTTCACACGGCTCGCTGCCGTTCCGCGACCACGTGGCCGCGCGCGACTCGACGCAAGTGGCGCGGCTGCGGGCGGCGGGGGCAATCGTCGTGGGCAAGACCAACGCACCCGAGTTCGGTTACACCGCGCTGACCAAGAATCTGGTCTACGGCGTGACCCGCTCGCCGTGGAACCTGGAGCGGACACCCGGCGGCTCCAGCGGCGGCTCGGCTGCGGCCATGGCCGCCGGCATCCTCCCCCTAGTCACGGCTAGTGATGGCGGTGGTTCGATTCGCATCCCCGCCAGCTTCACCGGCACCTTCGGTCTGAAAACCTCTTTCGGCCGCGTGCCGCGCGGCCCGTTCGTGCAGTGGGAATACGGCGACACCTCGGTCTACGGCCCGCTGACCAAGACCGTCGAGGATGGCGCGCTGTTCCTCGATCAGGTGGTGGGGCCGTCGCCGTGTGATCCCAACAGCTTGCCGCATCCGGGCGTTTCCTATCTGAACGCGGTCCGCACACCGCTAGCGAACCCGTTGCGCATCGGCTTTTCGCCGGATCTGGGCTATGCCGTGGTGCAATCCGACGTGGCGGAAGCGGTGGCGGAGTGCGTTGCGGTGTTCGCGCAACTCGGCCACCGCCTCGAACCGATAGCCGGAGGTCCGCCGCAGCTGGGGCGGGAGTGGGGTGTGACCGGGGCATTCGAGCTGGCCGCACGACTGCACGACCAGTTGCCGGAGCACGAGGGCGATTTCGGGCGCAGCTTCATCACCGCCGTCAAGATCGGCGCGCAGATGACCCCCGAGGCCTGGGGCAAAGCGGCGCAACTGCGCATTCAACTCAATCAATGGTGCGCCGAGATGTTCGACCGCTTCGACCTGCTGGTAACGCCGACCGTGCCCTACGACCCTCCGCCGGCGCGCGGCCCGTTTCCCGAGCAGACCGAGGGGCGGCCGCAGATCCTTGCCGGCGTCGCCTCGTTCACCATCCCCTTCAACCTCTCCTGGCACCCAGCCGCGACCGTGCGCGCCGGCCGGTCACGGGCCGGTCTGCCGATCGGAATGCAAATAGTCGGGCCGCGCCACCGCGATGATCTCGTGCTGCAAGCCGCCCGCGCCTTCGAGCGCGAACGCCCGTGGCACCCGCAGTGGCCGACGCGGTGGTGAGCCCTGGTCGATCTCGACGCGGGCCGGCCTCTCCTGTTACGGCTGCGCGGCCCGCGCCTTTTCGAGCATGGCCCGCGCTGCTTCGTCATCGGGGGCCAGCCGCACCACGGCTTCGTAGTGTTCAACGGCTTCGGCAAGCTTGCCCTGCTGGATCAGCCCCGCCGCCAACAGCTTGCGAGCATCGAGGTCGTTGGGACTGAGGCGAAGGACCGCGGCAAACTGTTGCGCCGCTAGTTCGGCCTGGCCGAGGCGCATGAGCACGGCTCCGAGGGTGACACGTAGTGCCGTCATCTCCGGTGCCAGCCGCACCGCGGCGGCGAGATGCTCGGCGGCCGGCTCCAGCTTTTCTTGGCGCGCCAGGGCTAAACCCAGGTGAAAGCGGGCGGTGACCAATGTGGGATCCAGCTCGACCGCCGCGCGATATCGGGCGATGGCCTCGTCCCAGATCTCTTGTGCTTCCAGTGCTTCGCCCCAGTTGTCGTGGATGTTGGCGTAAGTGGGTTCGAGCCGCGCGGCGATGGCGAACTGCGCCACGGCCTCGGCCAATCGCCCTTGCTCCTGGAAGACATTGCCGAGGCCGAACTGCGCCACCCA belongs to Deltaproteobacteria bacterium and includes:
- a CDS encoding amidase; translation: MHELLGLTLVELAETLRARKASPVELMEAVLARIGETHADLNAVVAVRDRAALLRDARAAEARILRQDARPLEGIPLGVKDLEDAEGLVTSHGSLPFRDHVAARDSTQVARLRAAGAIVVGKTNAPEFGYTALTKNLVYGVTRSPWNLERTPGGSSGGSAAAMAAGILPLVTASDGGGSIRIPASFTGTFGLKTSFGRVPRGPFVQWEYGDTSVYGPLTKTVEDGALFLDQVVGPSPCDPNSLPHPGVSYLNAVRTPLANPLRIGFSPDLGYAVVQSDVAEAVAECVAVFAQLGHRLEPIAGGPPQLGREWGVTGAFELAARLHDQLPEHEGDFGRSFITAVKIGAQMTPEAWGKAAQLRIQLNQWCAEMFDRFDLLVTPTVPYDPPPARGPFPEQTEGRPQILAGVASFTIPFNLSWHPAATVRAGRSRAGLPIGMQIVGPRHRDDLVLQAARAFERERPWHPQWPTRW
- a CDS encoding glutamyl-tRNA reductase, which codes for MSADIVIVGVNHRTAPVDVREQLALANGKLDDAYRDLIDPGPLQEAVVVSTCNRVEVVAYADDPQAAAERIVDFLATQNGLPRERFDAHLYRYRGREAVQHLFRVAASLDSMVIGEPQILGQLKEFYARAATVGAVRTVLHRCFHKSFSVAKRIRTETGIAAKAVSVSSAAVELARNIFDRLEDKTAMLIGAGEMSELAARHLLASGIGTMIVTNRTFDRAVELAREFRGTPVPYEHFPRYLPMADIVIGSTAAPTHVLTPALINEALHERKQRPMFLVDVSVPRAFDPAINKIDNVYLYDIDDLADVSEDNLAERQREAAKAELIVEAEVNSFWHWLSGLDVVPTIVALREKVETIRRRELDKTFSTMKDLSPRQREGLEALTAAIVNKILHAPIKHLKRHDPQSESFVIDAARQLFDLEEPEDKESK
- the ccsA gene encoding cytochrome c biogenesis protein CcsA; the protein is MELILLPLVLALYLAATVGFVTHLLTGREQLRRLALWVLAAAFALDAAAIVARSLASGAPAITSFHDQLSLFAWLTVGIYLWLQRRYPLTVLGSLVSPMAFLFVLSAYVFYSGNRDFTRSPNNLWLPAHIAPAFLGYAILAVAFCISLAYLLQEQQLKAKRKSGLRQRLPSLETLDELNFRFVTWGFALFTIGIITGSALAKQRWGAFWSWEPVQLWSLVTWLLYAILLHTRLTGWRGRRAATLTIVGFALLVVSFLSVNLLSAGRHSAVG
- the hemB gene encoding porphobilinogen synthase — its product is MEYPTLRLRRLRKTETLRRMTRETRLSVDQLIMPLFVVPGRNLSRPVSSMPGVAQLSADRAVEECKAISDLGIPAVILFGIPDNKDSIGSSAYRDDGVVQQALRAIKRAVPGLVLITDVCLCEYTDHGHCGVIAAGEVDNDATNDLLAKEALSHVRAGADMVAPSDMMDGRVSAIRDALDEQGCEHIPIMAYAAKFASAFYGPFREAAQSAPQFGDRRSYQMDPPNGDEALREVELDIGEGADIVMVKPALAYLDLIWRVKQEFGYPTAAYSVSGEYAMIKAAAQQGWLDEERVMMETLIAIRRAGADLILTYFAKDAARVLARR
- the cobA gene encoding uroporphyrinogen-III C-methyltransferase, giving the protein MNPAGPATPAGIVYLVGAGPGDPGLLTLKGRRCLECADVVFYDYLANPCLLDYAPAAAERILVGKHGDGFKFEQNELNRMLIEHARAGRTVVRLKGGDPFLFGRGGEEAEALAGAAVAFEVVPGISAALAVPAYSGIPLTHRDFASAVTILTGYEYPDKSEPAVHWDVVARRGGTLVFLMTTRQLAANMEKLAAAGMDPATPVAVIRWGTRAEHETIAGTVGTIAALVAERGLQPPALAVVGDVVRLHQRLNWYERKPLFGRRIVVTRPRAQATSFIETLSAAGAEVIPCPTIEIVAPASSQPLDAAIAGVQAFDWLVFTSVNGVEKFFERLRQLERDVRVLHRARLAAVGPQTAQALAERGLRVDVMPEEFRAEGVAEAMQAAGVSGQRVLLPRAAGAREILPVMLRAAGAVVEEVASYDTVRPNLDVTELRRQLTGGAVDLVTFTSSSTVRNFLELLGGDAVALLARAAIGCIGPITADTARELGLHVSIQPSAYTIAAFTRAIIAHFAATPRRSRGPAATTDME
- a CDS encoding bifunctional precorrin-2 dehydrogenase/sirohydrochlorin ferrochelatase, which produces MRYYPMFLRIEGRPCLVIGGGEVAERKVLSLLKADARVTVISPALTPTLAALADRRQIVHHARRYRPEDLDGAWIAFAATNDEAVHAGIGRDAERAGVPLNVVDRPRLCTFIVPSVIERGELTVAISTGGASPAFARRLREELEQLLGPEYAQALAILRAVRRQLQSEARPQPERQAILTALARSGIVDLLRTQQSAAIDRLLRTTVGDGTSVASLRVNLA
- the hemC gene encoding hydroxymethylbilane synthase, giving the protein MTTTIRIGTRGSALALAQARWTQQQLQRLLPGRPAELVIITTSGDRFVDRPLSAIGGKGLFVKEIEEALAAGRIDCAVHSMKDLPAELAPGLALAAVPERVDPRDVLLCRGGHNLAALPAGARLGTSSLRRMALVHALRPGLDLLPLRGNVDTRLRKLDAGELDAIIIAAAGLHRLGLTRPAAQPLDPAEFLPAIGQGALAIETRCDDVALVSALEHAPTRITTAAERAFLIRVGGSCRTPLAAHATLAGARLELRALIASPDGRQVIRGQRSGAATEAAALGGALAEELLGRGGEAILRALTAW